A window of Fusarium falciforme chromosome 1, complete sequence genomic DNA:
CAACCATCCAATGGATACTCTAGCGCGCGTTGTGAATGTCGAGCACCAGGATGTCCTGGGCTCCGATTCGGGTCAACTCGTCCATGACTAGAGCAATCTTCTTGCTCTCAACCATGGAGCTCACAGCAACCCAGCCCTCCTCATCGAGAGCAGTGACGGTTGCTGAGCGCTTGCCGGGGGTGACCTTGGTCGCCTCGATCAGTCGGCTTCGCTCGACATTGTACTGGCAGAGCACATAACGCTGCGCAGTGATGACGCCCCGGATGCGCGAAGTGATGAGGTCGATCAGCTCGGGGTTGGAGGGCGATTTCGACTTGATGAGAACGGCAGTGGAATCGACGACGGTGTCAATGGCCTTGAGACCAGCAGCTCGCATGGTCTCTCCAGACTCTAAAAAGGTTTGTTAGCAAAAAGGTGCCTCAGGAGACGGATATACACGATCACTTACCAACAAGATCAACAATACCCTCGGCGACACCGAGGGCACAGGCAGCCTCGACACTGCCGCTGAGCTCGACAATCTTGGTGCGCATCTTGCGAGGAGAGATGCCGCCCTCGGTGTCGTCACCCTGCTCAAGCTTCAGGAAGTAATCGGCGGCGAGACTGACGAAGCTGGTGCCAATCGTCTTGCCAATGAGATCCTGGGGGGTCTTGTACTGGCCCTTCTCGGGCACCTGGACCTGGAGCTTGCAGCTTCCAAAGCCCAGCTCCATAACCATGTCGGAGCCGGCCACCTTGTCGTCGATGTTGGAGAGGTCGACCGAACTGCGTCGCATGTGGTTGTAGGCGCGGACTGAGGCATCGTGCTCCTGGACCTGGTCCCATCCGGTGATGCCCAGGTCAACTCGGCCTTCGCCGACAAAGGTGGGGATATCGGCGGcggggaggaagatgagggcaATTGGGAGGTTCTTGACGAGAGCGATGTCGAGGCGGTTCTCGCGGCGGAACTGGATATCAGCACcctcaaggaggttgagTGTGGCTGAATTGAGCCGGCCCTCTAGATACAGGTCAGTCATCAGAGTTCTATAGCACCTTTAGGTAGTGTAGAAAGTAGACTCACTCTTGGGCACGGCAAAGAGAAGGCGGCCTTCGAGACTGGAGGGGATTCAACATCAGCGTCTGCAGGTCGATGATAGCGGTTCTGGGAGGCATTGCTCGAGCCGTCCAAAGCCCAGGACAGTATCGGGCCTGACCAACCTGTTGACGAGATCCATGGCTTTGAGATTGAAGGTTTTGACGTCTGTTCCCCTCTGTTCTTGTCAAGTCGTAGCTGCAAGTCGTCGACTCACTCGTAGTGGGGGAATTTATTCTGTGGTGACTGTAGTGACTCCGATTGCGGGGCTGTCCAACATGATGGCGGGGCATGCAT
This region includes:
- a CDS encoding ATP phosphoribosyltransferase; the protein is MDLVNSLEGRLLFAVPKKGRLNSATLNLLEGADIQFRRENRLDIALVKNLPIALIFLPAADIPTFVGEGRVDLGITGWDQVQEHDASVRAYNHMRRSSVDLSNIDDKVAGSDMVMELGFGSCKLQVQVPEKGQYKTPQDLIGKTIGTSFVSLAADYFLKLEQGDDTEGGISPRKMRTKIVELSGSVEAACALGVAEGIVDLVESGETMRAAGLKAIDTVVDSTAVLIKSKSPSNPELIDLITSRIRGVITAQRYVLCQYNVERSRLIEATKVTPGKRSATVTALDEEGWVAVSSMVESKKIALVMDELTRIGAQDILVLDIHNAR